In Sinorhizobium numidicum, the following proteins share a genomic window:
- a CDS encoding carbohydrate ABC transporter permease, protein MTDLTVADTPAALARQNHISSDLRTQRVRSAWVFLAPTLLVLALVAGWPLVRTIYFSFTNASLTNLAGAEFIGFKNYLSWITLKSGRTIYKGLLADPAWWNAVRNTLKFTALSVSIETMLGLIVALVLNAQFPGRGIVRAAILIPWAIPTIVSAKMWAWMLNDQFGILNDILMGLGLISTKIAWTANPDTAMVAVLIVDVWKTTPFMALLILAGLQMVPGDIYEAAKVDGVHPLRVFWRLTLPLIRPALMVAVIFRMLDALRIFDLIYVLTPNNAQTKTMSVLARENLFDFDKFAYGAAASTMLFLIIASITVLYMWFGRVNFEGGER, encoded by the coding sequence ATGACCGATCTTACCGTCGCGGATACGCCGGCCGCGCTCGCGCGCCAAAACCACATCAGTTCAGACCTCAGGACCCAGCGTGTCCGTTCAGCCTGGGTGTTTCTGGCGCCGACCCTGCTGGTGTTGGCTCTCGTCGCCGGCTGGCCTCTCGTGAGGACCATTTATTTCAGCTTCACCAATGCATCGCTGACAAATCTGGCGGGCGCCGAATTCATCGGCTTCAAGAACTATCTTTCCTGGATCACGCTGAAGAGCGGCCGCACCATTTACAAGGGCCTGCTTGCGGATCCCGCCTGGTGGAATGCGGTGCGGAACACGCTGAAATTCACCGCCCTTTCCGTCAGCATCGAGACGATGCTGGGCCTCATCGTGGCGTTGGTGCTGAATGCCCAATTCCCGGGCCGCGGGATCGTGCGCGCGGCCATTCTGATCCCCTGGGCAATCCCGACGATCGTTTCCGCCAAGATGTGGGCGTGGATGCTCAACGACCAGTTCGGCATCCTGAACGACATACTGATGGGTCTCGGCCTGATCAGCACAAAGATCGCCTGGACCGCAAACCCCGACACGGCGATGGTCGCCGTGCTGATCGTCGATGTCTGGAAGACGACGCCTTTCATGGCGCTGCTGATCCTCGCGGGCCTGCAGATGGTTCCGGGCGATATCTACGAGGCCGCCAAGGTCGACGGCGTTCATCCCTTGCGGGTGTTCTGGCGGCTGACATTGCCGCTCATCCGGCCGGCACTCATGGTCGCAGTAATCTTCCGCATGCTCGACGCGCTCCGCATCTTCGACCTCATCTACGTGCTGACGCCGAATAACGCTCAGACGAAAACCATGTCGGTGCTGGCACGGGAGAACCTCTTCGACTTCGACAAGTTCGCCTACGGTGCAGCCGCCTCGACCATGCTGTTTCTCATCATCGCCTCGATCACCGTCCTCTACATGTGGTTCGGCCGAGTCAATTTCGAAGGAGGGGAACGCTGA
- a CDS encoding ABC transporter substrate-binding protein — protein MTLFLRTLTLCAAIGAADFAVAAELSLAANTTGKNVNFIREQLDIFEKETGHRVSLVTMPPSSSEQFSQYRLWLAAGNTDVDVYQTDVIWAPQLADQFVDLTEATKDVVGDYFPTIIASQTVNGRLVAMPMFTDAPALYYRKDLLEKYGKAPPKTWDELAATAKEIQEKERAAGQADIWGYVFQGNAYEGLTCNALEWIKSSGGGQIVEPDGTISVNNEKAAAAVERIKEWIGAISPQGVLAYQEEESRGVWQTGNAVFMRNWPYAYALGNGDDSAVKGKFEVMPLPTATGGEEPSSTLGGWNLSVSKYSDEQEAAIALVKFLTSKGVQKQRALQLSQLPTIAALYDDAEIAAAQPFMPSWKPIFQSAVPRPSAVTKVKYNEVSSKFWSAVHNTLSGDGTAAENLELLEVELTELKGDSW, from the coding sequence ATGACACTGTTTCTGAGAACGTTGACTCTTTGCGCCGCCATCGGCGCTGCCGATTTTGCCGTCGCTGCAGAACTCTCGCTTGCGGCCAATACGACCGGCAAAAATGTGAATTTCATTCGCGAACAGCTCGACATCTTCGAAAAGGAAACGGGCCACAGGGTCAGTCTCGTCACCATGCCGCCGTCGAGCAGCGAACAGTTCAGCCAGTATCGTTTGTGGCTGGCTGCCGGCAACACGGACGTCGATGTCTACCAGACCGATGTCATTTGGGCCCCGCAACTTGCTGATCAGTTCGTCGATCTCACTGAAGCTACGAAAGACGTGGTCGGCGACTACTTCCCCACGATCATCGCATCGCAGACGGTCAATGGTCGGCTGGTTGCAATGCCGATGTTTACCGATGCGCCCGCTCTCTACTACCGCAAGGACCTCCTGGAGAAATACGGCAAGGCGCCGCCCAAGACCTGGGACGAGCTGGCGGCGACCGCAAAGGAAATTCAGGAGAAGGAGCGTGCTGCCGGACAAGCGGATATTTGGGGCTACGTCTTCCAAGGCAATGCCTATGAGGGGCTTACCTGCAACGCACTGGAATGGATCAAGTCTTCGGGCGGCGGGCAGATTGTCGAGCCCGATGGCACGATCTCGGTCAACAATGAAAAGGCGGCTGCGGCCGTCGAACGGATCAAAGAATGGATCGGCGCGATTTCGCCTCAGGGCGTGCTTGCCTATCAGGAGGAAGAATCGCGCGGCGTCTGGCAGACGGGCAATGCCGTTTTCATGCGCAATTGGCCGTACGCCTATGCGCTCGGAAACGGAGATGACAGTGCCGTCAAGGGCAAGTTCGAGGTCATGCCGCTTCCGACCGCAACCGGGGGCGAAGAGCCGTCCTCGACCTTAGGCGGCTGGAACCTTTCGGTGTCGAAATATTCGGACGAGCAGGAAGCGGCGATCGCCTTGGTGAAATTCCTGACTTCAAAGGGCGTGCAGAAACAGCGCGCGCTGCAGCTTTCGCAACTGCCGACGATCGCCGCCCTCTATGACGACGCGGAAATCGCCGCGGCCCAGCCGTTCATGCCGAGCTGGAAGCCGATTTTCCAGAGCGCCGTGCCGCGCCCCTCCGCCGTCACCAAGGTCAAGTACAACGAGGTCTCGTCGAAGTTCTGGAGCGCCGTTCACAACACGCTCTCCGGCGATGGCACCGCTGCCGAAAATCTCGAACTTCTCGAAGTGGAGCTGACAGAGCTCAAGGGCGACAGCTGGTAA
- a CDS encoding substrate-binding domain-containing protein — protein sequence MKLKEFARQLGLSPTTVSRALSGYPEVSEKTRKRVAEEAVRLGYRPNINAVRLVTGRAGAIGVVMGRTAEFHFAEFMSGMAERLDGEDIDILVSPTADRDSTDDVPLYSRLVTSGRVDAVIVHSPKPNDERIALLHRLGFPFLVHGRSETDVPHAWLDIDNEGAVRRATSHLLDLGHKRIAMINGRPGRTFSLHRDKGYRDALSERGIPFDARLVAHGNFTDELGFRFARSFLEQSPRPTAFVAGSMMTALGIYRAVRSRGLVVGRDVSVIAHDDVFPYLTAENMGPSLSATRSSMRAAGARSADLVLQLLSGRPATEIHELWPVELILRESTGPAPPEAQS from the coding sequence ATGAAGCTCAAGGAGTTCGCCCGCCAATTGGGCCTTTCGCCAACCACGGTCAGCCGGGCGCTAAGCGGCTATCCGGAGGTCAGCGAAAAGACCCGCAAACGCGTGGCAGAGGAAGCCGTGCGGCTCGGCTATCGCCCAAACATCAATGCGGTGCGCTTGGTCACCGGGCGAGCAGGCGCCATTGGCGTCGTCATGGGTCGCACCGCGGAATTTCACTTCGCCGAATTCATGAGCGGAATGGCCGAGCGGCTGGATGGAGAAGACATCGACATCCTCGTCAGCCCGACGGCGGATCGAGACTCCACGGACGACGTTCCGCTTTATAGCAGGCTTGTCACCAGCGGCCGTGTCGATGCGGTCATCGTCCATTCGCCCAAGCCGAACGATGAGCGCATCGCACTGCTTCATAGGCTCGGCTTTCCGTTCCTCGTGCACGGCCGCTCCGAAACCGACGTGCCGCATGCCTGGCTCGACATCGACAATGAAGGCGCCGTCAGGCGCGCCACCTCCCATTTGCTTGACCTCGGCCACAAGCGCATCGCGATGATCAACGGTCGCCCCGGACGCACCTTCTCCCTCCACCGCGACAAGGGCTATCGCGATGCGCTGTCGGAGCGGGGCATCCCCTTCGATGCTCGCCTGGTCGCCCACGGCAACTTCACTGATGAGCTCGGTTTTCGCTTTGCCCGATCCTTTCTTGAGCAATCACCGCGTCCGACAGCCTTCGTCGCAGGCTCTATGATGACGGCGCTCGGCATCTATCGCGCCGTGCGCTCGCGCGGCCTCGTCGTCGGACGCGATGTCTCAGTGATAGCCCATGACGACGTATTTCCATATCTGACGGCCGAAAACATGGGCCCCTCGCTTTCGGCAACCCGCTCCTCGATGCGGGCAGCGGGCGCGCGATCGGCGGATCTCGTGCTGCAACTTCTCTCCGGAAGACCGGCAACCGAAATCCACGAACTCTGGCCGGTCGAACTCATCCTGCGCGAGTCCACGGGCCCGGCGCCACCGGAAGCACAGTCCTGA
- a CDS encoding TIGR03862 family flavoprotein: protein MDRREIAIIGGGPAGLMAADILSRGGHSVTIYEAMPTAARKFLLAGKSGLNITHAEDYTVFVKRFGSASDRLRPALDAFGPSDVQAWAAELGVETFIGSSNRVFPTAMKASPLLRAWLRRLEAQNVRLLTRHRWVGFAENGYIFETSVGRKVVRCEAALIALGGASWPRLGSDATWTPLLRDRGVKVNAFRPANCGFDVAWSETFRERFAGEPVKSVIASSAAGVFSGEFVVSREGIEGSLVYAHAASLRDLLERDGKAALLLDLAPGRSAERLARDLTRQNDKASFSNRLRKRAGLDGVKAALLREIAPAVLTADPKSLAALIKALPLAVLRPRPIEEAISSAGGVCLSGIDEHYMLKALPGAFTAGEMLDWEAPTGGYLLTACLATGRAAARGIETWLRQQR, encoded by the coding sequence ATGGACAGAAGAGAAATTGCTATCATCGGCGGCGGGCCTGCCGGTCTTATGGCGGCGGATATCCTGTCACGCGGCGGCCATTCGGTTACGATCTACGAGGCGATGCCGACGGCTGCCCGTAAGTTCCTGCTGGCCGGGAAATCCGGCCTCAACATCACGCATGCGGAGGACTACACCGTTTTTGTGAAGCGCTTCGGCAGTGCTTCCGATCGGCTGCGCCCGGCCCTTGATGCCTTTGGCCCAAGCGACGTGCAAGCCTGGGCGGCAGAGCTCGGGGTGGAGACCTTCATCGGTTCCTCGAACCGCGTCTTTCCAACGGCAATGAAAGCCTCGCCGCTTCTGCGCGCCTGGCTCCGCAGGCTGGAGGCACAGAATGTCCGCCTCCTCACGCGTCATCGCTGGGTGGGCTTTGCCGAGAACGGTTATATTTTCGAAACGTCAGTGGGACGAAAGGTCGTCCGTTGCGAAGCGGCTCTGATCGCCCTTGGCGGCGCGAGTTGGCCGCGACTCGGCTCTGACGCCACTTGGACACCGTTGCTGCGCGACAGGGGTGTGAAGGTCAATGCTTTCCGGCCCGCCAATTGCGGTTTCGACGTCGCCTGGAGCGAGACGTTCCGAGAGCGCTTTGCCGGCGAGCCGGTAAAATCCGTCATCGCTTCATCCGCGGCAGGCGTATTTTCGGGAGAATTCGTGGTGAGCCGCGAGGGCATAGAGGGCAGTCTCGTTTACGCCCATGCCGCCAGCTTGCGCGACCTGCTGGAACGCGATGGCAAAGCGGCTCTTCTGCTTGATCTCGCGCCCGGCCGATCGGCTGAACGCCTGGCACGCGATCTGACCCGGCAGAATGATAAGGCAAGTTTTTCCAATCGCCTGCGCAAGAGGGCGGGACTAGACGGGGTCAAGGCGGCGCTGTTGCGGGAGATCGCCCCGGCGGTGCTCACGGCCGACCCGAAGAGCCTCGCCGCGTTGATCAAGGCTTTGCCTCTTGCGGTTTTGCGGCCACGTCCGATCGAGGAGGCGATCTCTTCGGCGGGCGGCGTTTGTCTCAGCGGCATCGACGAGCATTACATGCTGAAAGCGCTTCCAGGCGCTTTCACCGCCGGCGAGATGCTCGACTGGGAAGCGCCGACGGGAGGCTATCTGCTGACCGCATGCCTTGCGACGGGACGCGCCGCGGCAAGGGGCATCGAGACATGGCTGCGGCAGCAAAGATAG
- a CDS encoding TetR/AcrR family transcriptional regulator, which yields MKKRNAPVSTAGGHTQRGQCAKRVSILDAAAEVFCREGFSGGSIDEIAAEACVSRQTVYNHYGEKETLFMAVVQAIMDRANATLFSILATFPENGDNLEDDLTAFAVRLNKNCICNHDGKFIRRLVQMEGERYPHLFEIWRKQGPGKIATALSALLARLAHVAPLKIDDFDLAAKQFLALISAELQMTNLFGGAPAEEELEKAARAAVRTFLRAYADRQEGEAAADLPQRSSQPA from the coding sequence ATGAAAAAAAGGAATGCTCCGGTATCAACGGCTGGTGGCCATACCCAAAGGGGCCAGTGCGCAAAACGCGTGTCTATCCTGGACGCCGCCGCCGAGGTCTTTTGCCGCGAAGGCTTTTCCGGCGGGAGCATTGATGAGATCGCCGCGGAAGCCTGTGTTTCGCGCCAGACGGTCTATAATCACTACGGCGAGAAAGAGACGCTGTTCATGGCAGTGGTTCAGGCGATCATGGATCGCGCTAACGCCACGCTATTTTCGATATTGGCGACGTTCCCGGAAAATGGCGACAACCTCGAGGACGATCTGACGGCCTTTGCCGTTCGTCTCAACAAGAACTGCATTTGCAATCACGATGGAAAATTCATTCGTAGATTGGTGCAGATGGAAGGGGAGCGCTACCCGCATCTTTTCGAGATCTGGCGCAAGCAAGGACCCGGCAAGATCGCAACTGCGCTTTCGGCACTCCTGGCGCGGCTCGCCCATGTCGCGCCGCTGAAGATCGATGACTTCGATCTCGCCGCCAAACAGTTCCTCGCCCTTATCAGTGCCGAACTGCAGATGACCAATCTCTTTGGCGGCGCGCCAGCGGAGGAGGAACTCGAAAAGGCGGCGCGCGCTGCCGTCCGAACCTTCCTCAGGGCCTATGCCGATCGCCAGGAAGGCGAGGCAGCGGCGGATTTGCCGCAGCGCTCTTCGCAGCCGGCCTGA
- a CDS encoding multidrug effflux MFS transporter: MTAPFLRTAIILGLLSAIGPFAIDMYLPALPSIGDDLGAQNNVVQLSLLSFFISFAVFQLVYGPLSDIWGRKAPLYLGIGLFAVASIGCAVASDIETLIAFRFLQGIGGAAGMVIPRAIVRDMHTGVQAARLMSLLMLVFSISPILAPLTGSAVIEFYGWRGVFYAVMIAAFIGLILLATQLQETRPKKERLESNFGSAMAAYRLLLGDRNFLTLTFIGGLGISSFLVYLANSPFVLIEYYGLTPTQYSFAFSINAVSFFTVSQATGWLGERFGLVRVMRMAVTAFAFTMASMFVVMSFGMNQLPVMAGFLFVGYGFLGLVIPTSAVLALEDHGEIAGTASALMGTLHFVTAAVAMIVASVFFDGTALPMAAGIAICALGAFFLTQATIGRRRVVAAE, translated from the coding sequence ATGACGGCTCCATTTCTACGCACTGCGATCATTCTCGGTTTATTATCGGCCATCGGGCCATTTGCGATTGACATGTATCTCCCTGCCCTGCCCTCGATCGGCGACGATCTCGGCGCGCAAAACAATGTCGTGCAATTGAGCCTTTTGTCCTTCTTCATCTCCTTTGCCGTTTTTCAGCTTGTTTACGGGCCCCTGTCGGATATCTGGGGCCGGAAGGCGCCGCTCTACCTCGGCATCGGCCTTTTTGCCGTGGCGAGCATCGGCTGCGCGGTGGCAAGCGATATTGAAACGCTCATTGCCTTTCGCTTCCTTCAGGGTATCGGCGGCGCGGCCGGCATGGTTATTCCTCGCGCCATTGTCCGTGACATGCACACTGGCGTCCAGGCTGCGCGCCTGATGTCGCTTCTTATGCTGGTTTTCAGCATTTCTCCGATCCTGGCACCGCTGACGGGCAGCGCCGTCATCGAATTCTATGGCTGGCGCGGCGTGTTCTATGCGGTGATGATCGCCGCCTTCATCGGCCTGATCCTGCTTGCGACGCAATTGCAGGAGACCCGGCCGAAGAAAGAGCGGTTGGAAAGCAACTTCGGCAGCGCCATGGCGGCTTACCGGCTGCTTCTTGGCGACCGCAACTTCCTGACGCTGACCTTTATCGGCGGCCTCGGCATATCGAGCTTCCTGGTCTATCTGGCGAACTCGCCCTTCGTCCTGATTGAATATTACGGCCTCACGCCAACACAATATAGCTTCGCCTTCTCCATCAACGCCGTGTCTTTCTTCACCGTATCGCAAGCGACCGGGTGGCTCGGCGAGCGTTTCGGCCTTGTGCGCGTCATGCGAATGGCGGTGACGGCTTTCGCCTTCACGATGGCCAGCATGTTCGTCGTCATGAGCTTCGGCATGAACCAACTGCCGGTCATGGCGGGCTTCCTTTTCGTCGGCTACGGCTTTCTCGGTCTCGTCATCCCCACCTCCGCCGTGCTCGCGCTCGAGGACCACGGTGAGATTGCGGGTACCGCCTCGGCGCTGATGGGAACGTTGCATTTCGTTACGGCTGCGGTGGCGATGATCGTGGCCAGTGTCTTTTTCGACGGCACCGCTCTGCCCATGGCCGCCGGCATCGCGATCTGCGCGCTTGGGGCATTCTTCCTGACACAGGCGACGATCGGCCGCCGCCGGGTCGTTGCCGCGGAATAG
- a CDS encoding IS481 family transposase: MNIHKNARLTPRGRERIVRQVESGQTPEAVAKAAGVCLRTIRKWIDRYRREGLTGLHDRSSRPHRLRRPTPAAIIETIERLRRQRWTGKQIAAEAGVSPATVSRILRRLGLNKLSALEPEPVRRYEREHPGELIHLDIKKLGRIGSVGHRITGRQTGMINRHTGIGWECVHVCIDDASRVAFVQVMPDQRKNSAVAFLEAAVAYYASLGVKVQRVMTDNGSCYRSKTFRAACKRLGLRQIFTKPYTPRTNGKAERFIQTSLREWAYARAYNTSDERTAELPRWLHRYNWHRPHGSIGSKPPISRLGLTGNNLLRLHS, translated from the coding sequence ATGAACATCCACAAGAATGCGCGGCTGACGCCGCGCGGTCGAGAGCGAATTGTAAGGCAGGTCGAGAGCGGGCAGACGCCGGAGGCCGTGGCCAAAGCCGCAGGCGTCTGCCTGCGGACCATTCGGAAGTGGATAGACCGATATCGCCGCGAAGGATTGACAGGATTGCATGATCGCTCCTCCCGGCCCCATCGACTGCGCCGGCCGACGCCTGCGGCGATAATCGAAACGATCGAACGGCTGCGCCGCCAGCGCTGGACGGGCAAACAGATCGCCGCTGAGGCCGGCGTCTCGCCAGCGACGGTGAGCCGTATTCTGCGCCGGTTGGGCTTGAATAAGCTGAGCGCGTTGGAGCCGGAGCCCGTGCGCCGCTATGAACGGGAGCATCCCGGCGAACTCATCCATCTTGATATCAAGAAGCTCGGCCGGATCGGCTCTGTCGGACACCGCATCACCGGACGACAAACTGGCATGATCAACCGTCACACCGGCATCGGCTGGGAGTGCGTCCATGTCTGCATCGACGATGCCTCGCGCGTCGCTTTCGTCCAAGTTATGCCCGATCAGCGCAAGAACAGCGCTGTCGCCTTCCTTGAGGCCGCCGTTGCTTATTACGCCAGTCTCGGCGTCAAAGTGCAGCGCGTGATGACCGACAACGGTTCCTGCTACCGGTCAAAGACTTTCCGGGCAGCCTGCAAGCGTCTCGGCCTGCGCCAGATCTTCACCAAGCCCTATACTCCCAGGACCAACGGGAAAGCCGAGCGCTTCATTCAGACAAGCTTGCGCGAATGGGCCTATGCTCGCGCCTACAACACCTCAGACGAACGCACCGCCGAACTGCCGCGATGGCTTCACCGCTACAATTGGCATAGACCGCATGGCAGTATCGGCTCAAAACCACCCATCAGCCGACTCGGTCTGACCGGGAACAACCTGTTGAGGCTCCACAGCTAG
- the groES gene encoding co-chaperone GroES: MTFRPLHDRILVRRIEAEEKTAGGIIIPDTAKEKPQEGEVIAAGAGARDDTGQLQPLDVKVGDRILFGKWSGTEIRLNGEDFLIMKESDVMGVIEAEVKAKTAA; encoded by the coding sequence ATGACGTTCCGTCCCTTGCATGACCGTATCCTGGTCCGCCGCATCGAAGCCGAGGAAAAGACGGCGGGCGGCATCATCATTCCCGACACCGCAAAAGAGAAACCGCAGGAGGGCGAGGTCATCGCCGCCGGCGCCGGCGCGCGCGACGACACCGGACAATTGCAACCGCTCGATGTGAAGGTCGGTGACCGTATCCTGTTCGGCAAATGGTCCGGCACGGAGATCAGGCTCAACGGCGAGGACTTCCTGATCATGAAGGAATCCGACGTCATGGGCGTGATCGAGGCCGAAGTGAAAGCCAAGACCGCCGCGTAA
- the groL gene encoding chaperonin GroEL (60 kDa chaperone family; promotes refolding of misfolded polypeptides especially under stressful conditions; forms two stacked rings of heptamers to form a barrel-shaped 14mer; ends can be capped by GroES; misfolded proteins enter the barrel where they are refolded when GroES binds) — protein MAAKEVRFHSDAREKMLRGVDILANAVKVTLGPKGRNVVLDKSFGAPRITKDGVTVAKEIELEDKFENMGAQMVREVASKTSDVAGDGTTTATVLAQAIVKEGAKAVASGMNPMDLKRGIDKAVDAVVEELKKNARTITKNDEIAQVGTISANGDVEIGRFLAQAMERVGNEGVITVEEAKTAETELEVVEGMQFDRGYLSPYFITNQEKMRVELEEPYVLIHEKKLSNLQAMLPVLEAVVQSGKPLLIIAEDVEGEALATLVVNKLRGGLKVAAVKAPGFGDRRKAMLEDIAVLTGGSTISEDLGIKLENVTLDMLGRAKKIVVEKENTTIVDGAGSKEEIQGRIAQIKAQIEETTSDYDREKLQERLAKLAGGVAVIRVGGSTEVEVKERKDRVDDAMHATRAAVEEGVLPGGGVALLRAVKALDRVQTDNVDQRHGVEMVRRALEAPVRQIAENAGAEGSIIVGKLREAADFGYGWNAQTNEFGDLYTQGVIDPVKVVRTALQDAASVAGLLVTTEAMVAEKPKKEAPAPAMPPGGMDF, from the coding sequence ATGGCTGCGAAGGAAGTGAGATTTCATTCCGACGCCCGCGAAAAGATGTTGCGCGGCGTCGATATCCTTGCCAACGCCGTGAAGGTCACCCTCGGCCCTAAAGGCCGCAATGTGGTGCTCGATAAATCGTTCGGTGCCCCGCGGATCACCAAGGACGGGGTAACCGTCGCCAAGGAGATCGAGCTCGAGGACAAGTTCGAGAACATGGGTGCGCAAATGGTGCGCGAAGTGGCCTCGAAAACCAGTGATGTAGCCGGCGACGGCACCACAACTGCCACGGTTCTGGCTCAAGCCATCGTCAAGGAGGGCGCGAAAGCTGTCGCCTCCGGCATGAATCCGATGGACCTCAAGCGGGGCATCGACAAGGCGGTCGATGCCGTTGTTGAAGAGTTAAAGAAGAACGCCCGCACGATCACCAAAAACGACGAGATCGCGCAGGTTGGCACTATTTCGGCCAACGGCGATGTCGAGATTGGCCGCTTCCTCGCCCAGGCGATGGAAAGGGTCGGCAACGAAGGCGTCATCACCGTCGAGGAGGCCAAGACCGCAGAGACCGAACTCGAGGTGGTCGAAGGCATGCAATTCGACCGCGGTTATCTCTCGCCCTATTTCATCACCAATCAGGAGAAGATGCGCGTCGAGCTGGAGGAGCCTTACGTGCTCATCCATGAGAAGAAGCTATCCAACCTGCAGGCGATGCTTCCAGTACTCGAAGCCGTCGTGCAGTCCGGCAAGCCGCTTCTGATTATTGCCGAGGACGTTGAGGGCGAGGCGCTCGCCACCTTGGTCGTCAACAAACTGCGCGGCGGGCTCAAGGTCGCAGCGGTCAAGGCGCCCGGTTTCGGCGATCGCCGCAAGGCCATGCTGGAGGATATCGCCGTCCTGACCGGCGGCAGCACGATCTCCGAGGATCTCGGCATCAAGCTCGAAAACGTCACGCTCGACATGCTCGGTCGCGCCAAGAAGATTGTCGTGGAAAAGGAAAACACGACCATTGTGGATGGCGCCGGCTCCAAGGAGGAGATCCAGGGACGGATTGCCCAGATCAAGGCGCAGATAGAGGAGACGACCTCCGACTATGACCGCGAGAAGCTGCAGGAGCGACTTGCAAAGCTGGCCGGCGGCGTCGCCGTCATTCGTGTCGGCGGCTCGACCGAGGTCGAGGTGAAGGAACGCAAGGACCGCGTCGACGATGCGATGCACGCAACCCGAGCTGCGGTCGAGGAAGGCGTCCTGCCCGGCGGCGGCGTTGCCTTGCTGAGAGCCGTCAAGGCACTGGACAGGGTGCAGACCGACAATGTCGACCAGAGGCACGGCGTCGAAATGGTTCGCCGCGCGCTCGAAGCTCCGGTGCGTCAAATCGCCGAGAATGCGGGCGCCGAAGGCTCGATCATCGTCGGCAAGCTGCGCGAGGCAGCCGATTTTGGCTATGGCTGGAATGCACAGACCAACGAATTCGGCGACCTCTACACGCAGGGGGTCATCGACCCCGTGAAGGTTGTGCGCACGGCACTCCAGGACGCCGCGTCGGTTGCTGGTCTGCTCGTGACCACGGAGGCTATGGTGGCCGAGAAGCCGAAGAAGGAAGCGCCCGCTCCGGCGATGCCGCCGGGCGGCATGGACTTCTGA
- a CDS encoding DUF982 domain-containing protein: protein MHRKPGLPGEWPSSKRNTAHAIALNACRAALVGEIDAETARGRFNAFVTKVDLLIENADAVVGPRPREMRAFGMPSTSRALT from the coding sequence GTGCACAGAAAGCCTGGTCTTCCGGGTGAGTGGCCGTCGTCGAAGCGGAACACAGCCCACGCGATTGCCCTCAATGCCTGCAGGGCAGCTCTTGTCGGCGAGATCGATGCTGAGACCGCTCGCGGACGATTCAACGCGTTCGTCACAAAGGTCGATCTCCTCATAGAAAACGCAGACGCCGTTGTCGGCCCCCGCCCGCGAGAAATGCGCGCATTCGGCATGCCTTCAACAAGCAGAGCGCTGACGTGA
- a CDS encoding DUF1236 domain-containing protein, with translation MNAKLLVLSAALLGSMTVAATAQDTSRRSAVTGAAGGAVTGAIIGGPVGAAVGGVAGAIAGTAIDPPPAPVIAYVQAQPAPPQPVVIQEQVVVGKRLPQTVVLNPIPEDTRYAYAVVNQQRVIVDPQTRTVVQIVQ, from the coding sequence ATGAATGCGAAGCTTCTTGTACTTTCCGCAGCATTACTTGGTTCGATGACCGTTGCCGCCACGGCGCAAGACACCTCTAGAAGGAGTGCCGTAACAGGCGCAGCCGGCGGAGCGGTCACCGGGGCGATTATCGGTGGACCTGTCGGCGCGGCAGTCGGTGGCGTCGCAGGCGCGATTGCGGGCACAGCAATCGATCCTCCTCCCGCGCCGGTGATTGCTTACGTGCAGGCACAGCCTGCCCCTCCGCAGCCGGTCGTCATTCAGGAGCAGGTGGTGGTCGGAAAACGGCTGCCACAAACGGTTGTCCTCAATCCGATACCGGAAGACACTCGATACGCCTATGCGGTCGTCAACCAGCAGCGGGTCATTGTTGATCCGCAGACACGCACGGTCGTTCAGATCGTGCAATAG